From one Bacillota bacterium genomic stretch:
- a CDS encoding stage V sporulation protein S yields MEVLKVSAKSNPNSVAGALAGVIRERGGAEVQAIGAGAINQAVKAVAIARGFVAPSGLDLVCVPAFVDVMIDGEERTAIKLIVQPR; encoded by the coding sequence ATGGAGGTACTCAAAGTCTCCGCCAAATCCAATCCTAACTCAGTTGCGGGTGCGCTGGCAGGCGTGATAAGGGAGCGTGGCGGTGCTGAAGTCCAGGCGATTGGGGCCGGAGCCATCAACCAGGCTGTCAAGGCTGTGGCGATAGCCCGCGGGTTCGTCGCGCCCAGCGGTCTTGACCTTGTCTGCGTACCCGCCTTTGTGGATGTCATGATTGATGGGGAAGAGCGCACGGCGATCAAGCTCATCGTTCAGCCCAGGTAG